From Desulfonispora thiosulfatigenes DSM 11270, one genomic window encodes:
- the yunB gene encoding sporulation protein YunB gives MRRKWRSKRDFRMRFTFNVIVILLMTSLVFVFIENKIRPTVKEIALSKANLEATEIINEVIYNQVLENTEYNDLVNIHKDNEDKITFIQADTIKISKLISKVSIEVKKELDNLSQQNIEIPFGQAIGSELFANSGPKIKVSVLPVGKMNVELLQDFYEAGINQTRHILYLDVKTSVKIVIPLLYEKEVVSVKAPIAETIIVGSVPNTVVKVEGIDDLLKSSLYSGLQNQTK, from the coding sequence TTGAGACGGAAATGGAGAAGTAAAAGGGATTTTAGAATGAGATTTACATTTAATGTAATTGTAATATTGCTTATGACTTCCCTTGTTTTTGTATTTATAGAAAATAAAATTAGACCAACCGTTAAAGAAATTGCTTTGTCAAAAGCAAATTTGGAGGCAACAGAAATTATTAATGAAGTTATTTATAATCAAGTGCTTGAAAATACTGAGTATAATGATTTAGTAAATATACATAAAGACAATGAAGATAAGATTACGTTTATCCAAGCAGACACAATAAAAATAAGCAAATTAATCTCTAAAGTAAGTATCGAAGTAAAAAAAGAATTAGATAATTTATCTCAACAAAACATAGAAATACCCTTTGGGCAAGCTATAGGAAGTGAACTCTTTGCAAATTCAGGACCAAAAATTAAGGTTTCGGTTTTACCTGTAGGTAAAATGAATGTTGAATTATTACAAGATTTTTATGAAGCAGGTATCAATCAAACCAGACATATTCTGTACTTAGATGTTAAAACATCGGTTAAAATTGTTATACCTTTATTATATGAGAAAGAGGTAGTAAGCGTTAAAGCACCAATAGCGGAGACTATTATAGTTGGTTCTGTACCAAATACGGTTGTTAAAGTTGAGGGTATAGATGATTTACTAAAATCTAGTTTATATAGCGGGCTACAAAATCAGACAAAATAA